One Papio anubis isolate 15944 chromosome 9, Panubis1.0, whole genome shotgun sequence genomic window carries:
- the HCAR1 gene encoding hydroxycarboxylic acid receptor 1: MYNGSCCRIEGDTISQVMPPLLIVAFVLGALGNGVALCGFCFHMKTWKPSTVYLFNLAVADFLLMICLPFRTDYYLRRRHWAFGDIPCRVGLFTLAMNRAGSIVFLTVVAVDRYFKVVHPHHAVNTISNRTAAGIVCTLWTLVILGTLYLLLENHLCVQETAVSCESFIMESANGWHDIMFQLEFFLPLGIILFCSFKIVWSLRRRQQLARQARMKKATRFIMVVAVVFITCYLPSVSARLYFLWTVPWSACDPSVHVALHITLSFTYMNSMLDPLVYYFSSPSFPKFYNKLKICSLKPKQPGHSKTQRPQEMPISNLGRKSCLSVTNSSQSQSDGQWDPHIVEWH, encoded by the coding sequence ATGTACAACGGGTCGTGCTGCCGCATTGAGGGGGACACCATCTCCCAGGTGATGCCGCCGCTGCTCATTGTGGCCTTTGTGCTGGGCGCACTAGGCAATGGGGTCGCCCTGTGTGGTTTCTGCTTCCACATGAAGACCTGGAAGCCGAGCACTGTTTACCTTTTCAACTTGGCTGTGGCTGATTTCCtccttatgatctgcctgccttttcGGACAGACTATTACCTCAGACGTAGACACTGGGCTTTTGGGGACATTCCCTGCCGGGTGGGACTCTTCACCTTGGCCATGAACAGGGCCGGGAGCATCGTGTTCCTTACGGTGGTGGCTGTGGACAGGTATTTCAAAGTGGTCCACCCCCACCACGCGGTGAACACCATCTCCAACCGGACGGCGGCTGGCATCGTCTGCACCCTGTGGACCCTGGTCATCCTGGGAACACTGTATCTTTTGCTGGAGAACCATCTCTGTGTACAAGAGACGGCTGTCTCCTGTGAGAGCTTCATCATGGAGTCGGCCAATGGCTGGCATGACATCATGTTCCAGCTGGAGTTCTTTCTGCCCCTCGGCATCATCTTATTTTGCTCCTTCAAGATTGTTTGGAGCCTGAGGCGGAGGCAGCAGCTGGCCAGACAGGCTCGGATGAAGAAGGCGACCCGGTTCATCATGGTGGTGGCAGTTGTGTTCATCACGTGCTACCTGCCCAGCGTGTCCGCCAGACTCTATTTCCTCTGGACGGTGCCCTGGAGTGCCTGCGATCCCTCTGTCCATGTGGCCCTGCACATCACCCTCAGCTTCACCTACATGAACAGCATGCTGGATCCCCTGGTGTATTATTTTTCAAGCCCCTCGTTTCCCAAATTCTACAACAAGCTCAAAATCTGCAGTCTGAAACCCAAGCAGCCAGGACACTCAAAAACACAAAGGCCGCAAGAGATGCCAATTTCGAACCTCGGTCGCAAGAGTTGCCTCAGTGTGACAAATAGTTCCCAAAGCCAGTCTGATGGGCAGTGGGATCCCCACATTGTTGAGTGGCACTGA